One genomic window of Desmospora activa DSM 45169 includes the following:
- a CDS encoding response regulator, which produces MPIQVLLVDDHAVLRDGLSNIISLEQDMEVVGQANSGAQALEMLEELDPQVILMDINMPGMSGVEAIRRIRANNQKVAVLVLTMFDRDEYLYESIRAGATGYLLKDAPSSDVIEAIRSAAKGESILHPVMARKLLDNISGEKKTDRGSGDDTLTPRELDVLQLMVKGLSNKEIAEQLFISDKTVKIHVSNILKKLRVKSRSQAIIYAIQHELVLLD; this is translated from the coding sequence ATGCCCATTCAAGTACTTTTGGTGGATGATCACGCGGTGTTGCGTGATGGGTTGTCCAATATCATCAGCTTAGAGCAGGATATGGAGGTTGTTGGGCAGGCGAACAGCGGGGCGCAAGCTTTGGAGATGTTGGAAGAGCTAGATCCACAGGTGATCCTGATGGATATTAACATGCCTGGAATGAGTGGTGTGGAAGCGATTCGCCGGATTCGGGCCAACAACCAGAAAGTGGCGGTTCTGGTATTGACGATGTTTGATCGGGATGAATATTTATATGAATCGATTCGGGCTGGAGCAACCGGATACTTGTTAAAAGACGCTCCATCATCGGACGTGATTGAGGCGATCCGGTCGGCGGCCAAGGGAGAATCGATTCTGCACCCGGTGATGGCACGAAAGCTACTGGATAATATCAGCGGTGAGAAAAAAACGGACCGCGGCTCAGGCGACGATACACTGACACCGCGGGAGTTGGATGTATTACAATTGATGGTAAAGGGTCTCTCCAACAAAGAGATTGCAGAGCAACTCTTTATCAGCGATAAAACCGTCAAGATCCACGTCAGTAACATTTTGAAGAAATTGCGGG